Part of the Pseudomonadota bacterium genome is shown below.
ACCGCAGGCGATATCCGCGCCTGCGCCACCCCAGCGCCCCGGCGGCTTGAGCAGCGCCAATGACGTCGGGTTGGCCACGCCGACCACCAGCGCACCCTGGGCATGGGCCCAGTCGGTCAGCGCGTCGACATCCTCCAGGATGCCGAAGAAGTTCGGCTGCTGGATGACCAGCGCGGCGATATCCTGACCCGCGTAGGGTTCCAGCGCCTCGAGCAGCGTGTTACCGCCCTGCGGGCAGTACGGCAACTCGACGAGCTCGATGCCCTGGTTCTTCACAATGGTGCGTGCGGTCTTGCGATAGTGGGGATGCACCGTCTTCGGGACCAGCACCCGGTGGGATTTCGATTTGCGGTTGGCGCGGATCGCCATCAGCACCGCTTCGGCCAGGCCCGAGGCGCCATCGTAGAGCGAGGCATTCGACACATCCAGGCCGGTCAGGCCGGTCATCATGGTCTGGTATTCGTAGATCAGCTGCAGCGTGCCCTGGCTGGCCTCAGCCTGATAGGGCGTGTAGGCGCTGTAGAACTCGCCGCGCGTCGTGATCTCCCAGACCGCGGCCGGCACGTGGTGATCGTAGGCTCCCGCACCGAGAAAACACAACGGCCGGCCGTCCCGCTCGGCGCGCTCGAGCATCAGTCGCGATATCTCCTGCTCGTTCATCCCCACCGGGATTCCGGACAGCTTGCCGGTACGCAGGTTGGCGGGGATTTCGTCAAACAGGCTTTCGATGTCGCCGACGCCTATGGCGGCCAGCATGTCCTGCACATCGGATTCGGTATGGGGGATGAAAGGCATGGTCGTATCGGTTCCGGGTATTCTTACGCAACAGGGATTAGCGCCGGCGTCGTTCAGTGCGCCTCCGCCTCGATAAACGCGCTGTAGGCCTCGCTGTCCATCAACAGGTCGAGGTCGGCAGCGTTGGTGGGCCGTATCCGGAACAGCCAGCCAGCGCCGTAGGCGTCCTGGTTGACCGTTTCGGGGCTGTCGGCCAGCGCCCCGTTGGACTCGATGACTTCGCCAGACAGCGGGGCGTAGACATCGGAGGCCGCCTTGACCGACTCGACCACGGCACAGGCATCACCCGCGCATACCGTCTGGCCGGCTTCCGGAACCTCGATGTAGACCATGTCACCGAGCTGGTCCTGGGCATTGTCGGAGATCCCGACGGTCACGCTGCCATCGTCGTTGTGACGCGCCCACTCGTGCGACTTCGTGTACTTCAGTTCAACCGGGATGTTGCTCATGTTCGCCTCGCTGTGCATTCAGGTAGCGTTGAAATGGAATTGGATTACAGCGCGATCTGGGCCTTGCCGTTCCTGACGAAGGGCGGTTTGACGATACGCGCCTGCAGCATTTTGCCCCGCACCTCGACCTGACAGGTGGCACCGGTGTCGCGGGGAACGCGCGCGAAGGCGATGGCACGCTGCAGCGTCGGCGAGAAGCTGCCGCTGGTGATCTCGCCATCGCCCTGGCCGGTTATCACCTTCTGATGATTGCGCAACACGCCCTTGTCTTCCAGCAGCAGTCCGACCAGTTTCTGCTGCACGCCGGCGGCACGCTGCGCCTCAAGCGCCTGGCGCCCGATGAAATCCCGTTCCGCCGGCTCCCAGGCCACGGTCCATGCCAGCGCCGACTCCAGCGGGCTGACCGATTCGTCCATGTCCGAGCCGTACAGGTTCATGCCGGCCTCCAGACGCAGGGTGTCACGGGCACCGAGCCCGGTCGGACGCACGCCGGCGGCACGCAGCCGGCTCCAGAACCCGGCGGCCTCCTCGGCCGGCAGGACTATCTCGAAACCGTCCTCGCCGGTGTAACCGGTACGGGCGATGAACCAGTCGCCGTCGAAGACGCCGAAGAACGGCTGCAGCGCGGCGGCGGCGGCGCGGACCGTTTCGTGCAGCAGCGGCAGGGTCTTGCTCCGGGCATTCGGGCCCTGAATGGCGATCATTGCCAGCTCCGGACGCTCGGTCACCGTCACGCTGAAATCCACCGATTGCTGTTCCAGCCAGGCCAGGTCCTTGGCACGCGTACCGGCGTTGACCACCATGCGGAAAAAGTCGTCGCGGATGAAGTACACAATCAGATCGTCGATCACCCCGCCCTGCTCGTTCAGCATGCAGCTGTACATCGCCTTGCCGCTGTCCTGAAGGCGGTCGACGTTGTTGGCCAGCAGGTAACGCAGGAATTCACGGGTGCGCGGCCCGGTGAGGTCGACCACGGTCATGTGCGATACATCGAACATGCCGGCATCTGCGCGCACGTTGTTGTGCTCCTCGATCTGCGAGCCGTAATTGATCGGCATCTGCCAACCGGCGAAATCGACTATCTTGCCGCCGTCTACGATATGCTCGTCATACAATGGCGTTCGGTTTGGCATAAATGTCTTCCCAACAGTTAACTGGCACCGCGACGAACAAAAAAAAGGCGACGGCAGATTCCTGTCCGTCGCCCCTCTGTCCGGTGACCTGAGAGTGTAGGTGAACCGTGCAGGAACACGCTCACCCGTCCCCTTCGGTGGGTCGTGAGTCGACCGCTCTCCAGAGTCAACTTCTGCTACAGTCCTTTTGCCTGAGCGTTTCCTGGCGTGTTGCGCCTTCGGCGGTGCAGGCCTCTGCGGCCGCACTCTCTCCCGCAGCAGAGTTACGTCGTGGCGCCACTATACTCCTGCCGGAGCCCGAGTTCCAGATTCCCCCCACCCGGAGTGCGCGAGGCAAAACCGGCGCACATACACATATATATAGGAGCATCGTTCAGTTCGGTGTCCGCAAGACGGGCAGTCCCCGCGCCAGCGCCGGCAGGTCCCCCGCCAGCCCCATGGCATGGCGCATGAACAGCTGCCGTACCGGACCGGCATGATTGACGGCATCCAGACCGCGGCTGCGCACCTGACCGAGCATCGGATTGGCGTTACTGAACAGGCGGTTAATGCCATCCATCGCGGCCATCATCAGCTGGTTGTCGGCGCGCCGCCAGCGCTCGAAGCGGCGCAG
Proteins encoded:
- the gcvPA gene encoding aminomethyl-transferring glycine dehydrogenase subunit GcvPA, with amino-acid sequence MPFIPHTESDVQDMLAAIGVGDIESLFDEIPANLRTGKLSGIPVGMNEQEISRLMLERAERDGRPLCFLGAGAYDHHVPAAVWEITTRGEFYSAYTPYQAEASQGTLQLIYEYQTMMTGLTGLDVSNASLYDGASGLAEAVLMAIRANRKSKSHRVLVPKTVHPHYRKTARTIVKNQGIELVELPYCPQGGNTLLEALEPYAGQDIAALVIQQPNFFGILEDVDALTDWAHAQGALVVGVANPTSLALLKPPGRWGGAGADIACGEGQPLGVPLMSGGPYFGYMCCKLDLVRQMPGRIVGRTLDRDGRAGFTLTLQAREQHIRRSKATSNICTNQGLLVTAATIYMSLLGAEGLRRVALACHENTRALVAALTANEAVQPVFDRPYFHEVPLRLALPVDGIVRALHAHNILPGYVLTRDYPELGDALLVCATEVRSAADIATYTDHLNRAIAAQTVAGCPVQPKLA
- the gcvH gene encoding glycine cleavage system protein GcvH gives rise to the protein MSNIPVELKYTKSHEWARHNDDGSVTVGISDNAQDQLGDMVYIEVPEAGQTVCAGDACAVVESVKAASDVYAPLSGEVIESNGALADSPETVNQDAYGAGWLFRIRPTNAADLDLLMDSEAYSAFIEAEAH
- the gcvT gene encoding glycine cleavage system aminomethyltransferase GcvT, which gives rise to MPNRTPLYDEHIVDGGKIVDFAGWQMPINYGSQIEEHNNVRADAGMFDVSHMTVVDLTGPRTREFLRYLLANNVDRLQDSGKAMYSCMLNEQGGVIDDLIVYFIRDDFFRMVVNAGTRAKDLAWLEQQSVDFSVTVTERPELAMIAIQGPNARSKTLPLLHETVRAAAAALQPFFGVFDGDWFIARTGYTGEDGFEIVLPAEEAAGFWSRLRAAGVRPTGLGARDTLRLEAGMNLYGSDMDESVSPLESALAWTVAWEPAERDFIGRQALEAQRAAGVQQKLVGLLLEDKGVLRNHQKVITGQGDGEITSGSFSPTLQRAIAFARVPRDTGATCQVEVRGKMLQARIVKPPFVRNGKAQIAL